ATGGTCTCCGCAAAGATCTCATCTAAGTCCATGCCCAACATTTCCGCTCCCGCCTCCACCACTTCCCTGTTCACACCAGCGGCGAAATTCTTCTGCTTCCATTTCTTTTTCAGGGAACTTACCGATAGATCCAAGATACTCCTACTGGGTCGCATCAGCACGGTGGCCACCACTAGGCCTGTTAGCTCATCAATGGTGTACAACACCTTTTCCATGGTCTCCTTCGGTTCCACATCGGTGCAGATCTGCCAGCCGTGGCTTTGGATCGCACGGATGTACTCCGACGGCCACCCTTCGGCCTCCAGGATCCCCTTCACCCGCTGGCAGTGTTCATCGGGATACTGTTCATAATCCAAATCATGCACCAAACCAATAACCCGCCACTTCTCCACCTCATCCGGTGCAAAACGCTCGGCGAAATGAGCCATCACCGCCTCTACCGCCAAAGCGTGGTTAATGAGGTTGTCACTTTTTACGTAGCGGGTCAAAAGCTCATAGGCCTCTGCCCGACTAGGCACTTTCGCCATCTGTCATCCTTCCTTCCGCATCCCTATTCTTCCCCTATATCTTACCATTCCTAAAAACCCATTCAAATCCCAGTCAAGAACAACCCAGTTTTAGAAAGAGTAGTCTGGAAGGCCTATGTCCGCTCAGCCTCCACCCTTTGGCTAAGCTCTTGAAAAAGGGCCTCCGTCTCCTCGGCTGTGCCCACATTGAAGATAACGATAGAATTGTCTACTTCCAGATAGATAAAGGGCGGCTTGGATCTGTCCACCAGTAGTTTCACCTTACCGTATTCTGCGGTCTGGAAATAGCCTTTCAGGTGGGATCCTACCGCAGAACCATTGGTCCGGGTGCG
The Bacillota bacterium genome window above contains:
- a CDS encoding hydrolase gives rise to the protein MAKVPSRAEAYELLTRYVKSDNLINHALAVEAVMAHFAERFAPDEVEKWRVIGLVHDLDYEQYPDEHCQRVKGILEAEGWPSEYIRAIQSHGWQICTDVEPKETMEKVLYTIDELTGLVVATVLMRPSRSILDLSVSSLKKKWKQKNFAAGVNREVVEAGAEMLGMDLDEIFAETIKGMQKAAKELGLAGEAGDL